The segment ATCAGTGCGCTCCGCTGCCACGCAGGACGGCGAACATCGTCTTCCAGAGGATCTCGGCATCCATGGCCACCGACCAGTTCTCGACGTAGTACAGGTCCAGGCGCACCGACTCCTCCCACGACAGGTCCGATCGCCCACTGACCTGCCACAGCCCGGTCAGACCCGGCGTGACCAGCAACCGCCGATGCACGTGCTGCTCGTACTGGGCCACCTCACTGGGTAACGGCGGCCTCGGCCCCACCAGCGACATCTGACCGCGCAGCACGTTCACCAACTGCGGCAGCTCGTCGATCGAGAACCGGCGCATCCAGCGGCCGACCCGGGTCACCCGCGGGTCCTCGCGCATCTTGAACAGCACACCATCGGACTCGTTGTGCGCCAACAGTTCCTGGCGCCGCTGCTCGGCGTCCACACACATGCTGCGGAACTTGTAGAGCTTGAACGGCCGCCCGTCACGGCCGATGCGCTGCTGGCTGAACAGTGCAGGGCCGCGACTGGTGATGACGACCAGCAGCGCCACCACCAGCAGACCGGGTGCGAGCACCGTCAACAGCAGCAGCGTCGCCGCGATGTCGATCGCCCGCTTGACCACCTTGCCGGCCCCGGTGAACTGCGGCGAGGCGATCTGCAACAGCGGCAGCCCCGAGACCGGGCGCACGTGGATGCGGGGTCCGGCGACATCGGTGAAGGCCGGCGCCACCAGCAGGTCGACACCGGTGTCCTCGAGTGCCCAGGCCATGCGGCGCAACGATTCCGGGGTCACCCCTGGTGAATGAGCCACGGCCACGGTGTCGGCGCGGACCAGTTCGATCGCCTCGCGCACATGGGCCAGGCTGCCGCCCTGGTCACGCCCCACCGGCGAGCATCGCCCCACCACCCGCAGCCCGGCGTGCGGGCTGGCCAGCAGCCGCTGCTGCAACGCCTTGGCCGAGCCCTCCTCTCCGACCAGCAAGACCCGGTGGCAGGCGGCACCCGCGCCGCGCAGCCGGTGCAGAACCTGTCGCGCGACATAGCGCTGCACCAAGGTCAGCACCGCACACAGCGGCAGCGCGAGGGCGACCATGCCGCGCGCCACATCGATCTTGAGCAGATAAGCCACCACGGCGATCAACGTGGTGAAGCGCACCACCGCGTTGCCCACCCGGCGGAACTCCTCGCTGCCCAGCCCCAGGTAGCGCTGTTCGTAGGCCCGCGAGGCGGCCATGATGCCGACCCACGGCACCGTGGCCGCGAGCACGAACAACATGTAGGTGGTGCCCTTGAGCGGCTGGTCGACGGTGCCGAAGCGCACCAGCAGCGCCAGCAGGCCGGCCACCACCACCGCGACGGCATCCAGGCAGATGAGTGCCGCGACGTACCACCGCATCCAGGACGCCGGCCGATCGGTCGCGGCGTCCTGCACCACCTCGAACGCACGCTCTGTCTGGACCCGCGGCGTCGGGATCACCGACGGCCGCGCCGGGAGCGTGGGGTGCAGGTCAAGGTCGAGGTCGAGCGGCACGGTGTCGTGGACCTCGGCGCGGCGCAGGTCGACGTAGTCAAGCAACGGCACTCCCCCGGTGTCCAGCGATTGCTGCCAGGCCGCCTTCACGATCCCACCCCACAGGCACTCACGTCCGCCGAGGCCGTCGGCGTCTTGACCATGGTCTGCAACGGGAGCACCGGTGATCCGGTCACGCCGGCCGGCTCCTGCAGGTGCAGCACCAGGGTGCGACGGGCGCCCGGTCGTATCTCGACATCCATTCCGTACGAAGGCCTTCCCGCCGTGAGCGTCTCGGTGAGGAACCCACTGTCCTGCCCCTTACCCACGACGCCGCCGGTCGGCAGCGAGGCGGGCAGGTCGTCCAGCGGCGGCGCCAGCTCGACCGGCACCCCGTCGAGTTGCGCCGACTCGACGCGCGCCCCGCGCGTCACCAGCACCTGCAGACCGATCCGGTTCTGACCCGGCACGGTCTTGTACACCGGCCTGTCGCTGCGGACGGTCACATACTCCGGCAACCCCTTGCTCGGGGCCGAGTTGGTCAAGTTCACCGTGATGGCCACCTGGCGTCCCGCCGGGGCACAGTGCTCCACCTGATAGCTGAGCGACTGCTGGAGCCAACTGTCCAACTTGT is part of the Kineosporiaceae bacterium genome and harbors:
- a CDS encoding sugar transferase, encoding MKAAWQQSLDTGGVPLLDYVDLRRAEVHDTVPLDLDLDLHPTLPARPSVIPTPRVQTERAFEVVQDAATDRPASWMRWYVAALICLDAVAVVVAGLLALLVRFGTVDQPLKGTTYMLFVLAATVPWVGIMAASRAYEQRYLGLGSEEFRRVGNAVVRFTTLIAVVAYLLKIDVARGMVALALPLCAVLTLVQRYVARQVLHRLRGAGAACHRVLLVGEEGSAKALQQRLLASPHAGLRVVGRCSPVGRDQGGSLAHVREAIELVRADTVAVAHSPGVTPESLRRMAWALEDTGVDLLVAPAFTDVAGPRIHVRPVSGLPLLQIASPQFTGAGKVVKRAIDIAATLLLLTVLAPGLLVVALLVVITSRGPALFSQQRIGRDGRPFKLYKFRSMCVDAEQRRQELLAHNESDGVLFKMREDPRVTRVGRWMRRFSIDELPQLVNVLRGQMSLVGPRPPLPSEVAQYEQHVHRRLLVTPGLTGLWQVSGRSDLSWEESVRLDLYYVENWSVAMDAEILWKTMFAVLRGSGAH